A single Planctomycetota bacterium DNA region contains:
- a CDS encoding DUF4157 domain-containing protein yields MPELRIGSYLMLAIGLWLASASAYPTWGQEPDAGHVASLVFDVSEAPHLAPWAEQAKELVRTWQPKIAAILQSDVRPAEIKLVFRRNLKAVAATSGNTISISVGWVEKHPEDLGMVVHELTHVIQGYPRGGAPWLVESIADYVRYVHYEPQAGPTHLDPLRQNYRDGYKTGGLFLGWVEKRHGANVVPELNRALRNGKYDYETFRRLTGKSVDRLWADYIDELVPAAK; encoded by the coding sequence ATGCCGGAACTGCGAATTGGTTCCTATTTAATGCTGGCGATCGGGCTTTGGCTGGCCTCGGCGTCGGCTTATCCGACATGGGGCCAAGAGCCAGACGCGGGCCACGTTGCGAGCCTCGTCTTTGACGTGTCGGAAGCGCCGCATCTGGCCCCCTGGGCTGAGCAGGCCAAGGAGTTGGTCCGTACGTGGCAGCCCAAGATCGCCGCCATTCTGCAAAGCGACGTTCGTCCGGCAGAGATCAAGCTCGTATTTCGGCGCAATCTGAAAGCGGTCGCGGCCACCAGCGGCAATACGATCTCGATCTCGGTCGGCTGGGTCGAGAAGCATCCCGAGGATTTAGGGATGGTCGTGCATGAGCTGACGCACGTCATCCAAGGCTATCCGCGCGGCGGCGCGCCCTGGCTGGTCGAGTCAATTGCCGACTACGTGCGCTACGTCCATTACGAACCGCAAGCCGGGCCTACGCACCTCGACCCGCTAAGACAAAACTATCGCGACGGTTACAAGACCGGCGGTTTGTTTCTCGGCTGGGTCGAGAAGCGGCACGGGGCGAACGTCGTGCCCGAGTTGAATCGCGCGCTGCGAAACGGGAAATACGACTACGAAACCTTCCGGCGCTTGACCGGCAAGAGCGTCGATCGACTGTGGGCCGACTATATCGACGAACTGGTTCCAGCGGCGAAATAG
- a CDS encoding SDR family oxidoreductase: MRSFLVTGGAGFIGSHLTQALVERGDRVRVFDNLSTGKRENLQEFAADVEFVEGDITDPAAVARAMRGVDVVFHQAALASVPLSVERPLDCHAACATGTLTVLDAARRAGVSRLVYAASSSAYGNTPTSSKRETDLPAPISPYGVAKLTGEYYCQAFADTYGFETVSLRYFNVFGPRQDPDSPYSAVIPLFLTAILANKRPIVFGDGEQSRDFTFVANVVHGNLLAADALNVSGRVFNLANGQSISLLRLLAALNEQLGTQVEPIHQPPRAGDVRESQADITQARAALGYEPQVGFDEGIRRSIDYYRALVERRLAAAR; this comes from the coding sequence ATGCGTTCGTTCCTGGTTACCGGCGGTGCTGGCTTTATAGGGTCTCATTTGACCCAGGCGCTCGTCGAGCGCGGTGACCGAGTGCGCGTCTTCGACAACCTCAGCACCGGCAAGCGGGAAAACCTGCAGGAGTTCGCGGCCGACGTCGAGTTCGTCGAGGGGGACATCACCGACCCGGCCGCCGTGGCGCGAGCCATGCGCGGCGTCGATGTGGTGTTTCACCAGGCGGCCTTGGCCTCGGTGCCCCTGAGCGTGGAACGTCCGTTGGATTGTCACGCCGCCTGCGCGACCGGGACATTGACGGTGCTCGATGCCGCGCGGCGCGCGGGGGTCAGCCGGCTGGTCTACGCGGCCAGCAGCAGCGCCTATGGCAACACGCCGACCAGCAGCAAGCGCGAGACCGATCTGCCCGCGCCGATTTCGCCGTACGGCGTCGCCAAGCTGACGGGCGAGTATTACTGCCAGGCGTTCGCCGACACTTATGGCTTCGAGACCGTCAGCCTGCGGTATTTCAACGTGTTTGGCCCGCGCCAGGATCCCGACAGCCCCTACTCGGCGGTGATTCCGCTGTTCCTGACGGCGATTCTGGCGAACAAGCGGCCGATCGTGTTTGGCGACGGCGAGCAATCGCGCGATTTCACGTTCGTGGCCAACGTGGTTCACGGCAACTTGCTGGCCGCGGACGCCTTGAACGTGTCGGGGCGCGTGTTCAATTTGGCCAATGGCCAGAGCATCAGCCTGTTGCGATTGCTGGCCGCGTTGAACGAGCAACTGGGCACGCAGGTCGAGCCGATTCACCAGCCGCCACGCGCTGGCGATGTGCGCGAGAGCCAGGCTGACATCACCCAAGCTCGCGCCGCGTTGGGCTACGAACCGCAGGTTGGCTTCGACGAGGGGATTCGCCGCTCGATCGATTACTACCGAGCGCTGGTCGAACGCCGGCTGGCCGCGGCACGCTAG